A genomic stretch from Achromobacter spanius includes:
- the dapB gene encoding 4-hydroxy-tetrahydrodipicolinate reductase has product MRIAIAGASGRMGQMLIDAILKSNGLQLAVALDRKGSTALGQDAGAPLGQQTGVLITDDLDALANADCLIDFTRPEGTLEHLQACVKHGTRAVIGTTGFDDNGRAAIEVAAQKIAIVFAPNMSVGVNATLKLLDMAARILNSGYDVEVFEAHHRNKVDAPSGTALKMGETIASAWDVALPDVATWSRHGDTGVRKPGTIGFSVLRGGDIVGDHTVSFCGIGERIEITHRSGSRATYAEGALRAARFLEDKHNGLYDMQSVLGL; this is encoded by the coding sequence ATGCGTATTGCAATTGCCGGCGCAAGCGGCCGTATGGGCCAGATGCTGATCGACGCCATTCTCAAGTCCAACGGCCTGCAATTGGCGGTTGCGCTGGACCGCAAGGGGTCGACCGCGCTGGGCCAGGACGCGGGCGCCCCGCTGGGCCAGCAGACCGGCGTGCTCATCACCGATGATCTCGACGCGCTGGCCAATGCCGATTGCCTGATCGATTTCACGCGGCCCGAAGGCACGCTCGAGCATCTGCAAGCCTGCGTGAAGCACGGCACGCGTGCCGTCATCGGCACCACCGGGTTCGACGACAACGGCCGCGCCGCCATCGAAGTGGCCGCGCAAAAAATCGCCATCGTGTTCGCGCCCAACATGAGCGTGGGCGTCAACGCCACGCTCAAGCTGCTGGACATGGCGGCCCGCATCCTGAATTCCGGCTACGACGTCGAAGTCTTCGAAGCACACCACCGCAACAAGGTCGACGCGCCCTCGGGCACCGCGCTGAAAATGGGCGAGACCATCGCATCCGCCTGGGACGTGGCGCTACCCGACGTGGCGACTTGGAGCCGCCATGGTGACACCGGCGTGCGCAAGCCCGGCACCATCGGCTTCTCGGTCCTGCGGGGTGGCGACATCGTCGGCGACCATACTGTGTCGTTCTGCGGCATCGGCGAGCGCATTGAAATCACGCATCGCTCGGGCAGCCGCGCCACCTACGCGGAAGGCGCGCTGCGCGCTGCCCGCTTCCTGGAAGACAAGCACAACGGCCTGTACGACATGCAATCCGTACTGGGCCTCTAA
- the murB gene encoding UDP-N-acetylmuramate dehydrogenase: MSTHSAIETAPNALTPVAQDLNPLNTLGLASRAEAFVSLDDVSQLPALTDLARHADSLLVLGGGSNLVLPERVPGLVAKVAFKGVRLLQDRSDAWLVEAAGGENWHGFVEQCVAQGWDGLENLALIPGTVGAAPVQNIGAYGVEFEERFHSLTAWDVPAGRFVEMGPSDCRFSYRDSAFKHDAPGRWIIVSVRFALPRPWRPVLGYPDLQRHERLAQGAPTARGVFDAVCEIRRAKLPDPAVTGNAGSFFKNPIVEADVRDSLAQQFPGLVSYAQPDGRYKLAAGWLIDQCGWKGQALGAAGVHDRQALVLVNRGGATAADIMALAQAIQASVQARYGVRLEPEPVVV, from the coding sequence ATGTCAACACACTCTGCTATCGAAACGGCGCCAAACGCGCTGACTCCCGTTGCCCAAGACCTGAACCCGCTGAATACGCTGGGATTGGCGTCGCGAGCCGAAGCATTCGTGTCGCTGGACGACGTGTCCCAACTGCCGGCCTTGACCGATCTGGCGCGGCACGCGGATAGTCTGCTGGTGCTGGGCGGCGGCAGCAATCTGGTGTTGCCCGAGCGCGTTCCCGGGCTGGTGGCCAAGGTGGCGTTCAAGGGCGTGCGCCTGTTGCAGGACCGGTCGGACGCCTGGCTGGTTGAAGCGGCGGGCGGGGAAAACTGGCACGGCTTTGTTGAGCAATGTGTGGCGCAAGGTTGGGATGGGCTGGAAAACCTGGCGCTGATTCCGGGCACGGTCGGCGCGGCGCCGGTACAGAACATTGGTGCGTACGGCGTTGAGTTTGAAGAACGGTTCCATAGCCTGACCGCCTGGGATGTCCCGGCGGGGCGCTTCGTTGAGATGGGGCCGTCCGACTGCCGTTTTTCCTATCGCGACAGCGCTTTCAAGCACGACGCGCCGGGCCGCTGGATCATCGTCAGCGTGCGCTTCGCCTTGCCGCGGCCCTGGCGCCCCGTGCTGGGCTATCCCGACCTGCAACGCCACGAACGGCTTGCCCAGGGCGCGCCCACCGCGCGAGGCGTTTTCGATGCGGTCTGCGAAATTCGCCGCGCGAAGTTGCCGGATCCTGCCGTGACCGGCAACGCCGGCAGCTTTTTCAAGAACCCCATTGTTGAGGCCGATGTGCGCGACAGCCTGGCCCAGCAGTTCCCGGGCTTGGTGTCCTATGCGCAACCAGACGGCCGCTACAAGCTGGCGGCGGGCTGGCTGATCGACCAATGCGGTTGGAAAGGGCAGGCGCTGGGCGCGGCCGGCGTGCATGACCGGCAAGCGCTGGTGCTGGTGAACCGAGGCGGCGCCACGGCTGCCGACATCATGGCGCTGGCGCAGGCGATTCAAGCGTCGGTGCAGGCGCGCTACGGCGTCAGGCTGGAGCCTGAGCCGGTGGTGGTGTAG
- a CDS encoding S8 family peptidase, with protein MKNKIQLSMLALVLGTAFTAPGHAASADDPRPIYVRLKAEAPNPAQRTAPTPEVANAMDALARLTPGMEPLVPLSPMLRNQEDIAALERHNLTRYYKISAEMMRGRDAELLVKQLLENPLVESAQIEPAPMSMGEGLEAEPVMAVTRAAPDYTKCEGNLAPTCQNYMQPPTPGYWPLGGVNAFEAQRLTGHFGENVRLISNEIGHWDFDHIDLPKPFLHHGSYVQKPDSHDTMSAGIMFGQNNGYGVTGIVPLAQAGYTKYSPSGMIDLRNVLQAGDVVQIGVQYKFSNGCGPTTACFLPVEHVDVVYDAISYLTQEKGVHVVLAAANGSANLDDPYHRGRYDRTKHDSGAIYVGAADPSSGKIAYFSEYGSRVDTFSWGGRVTTTDWKDGQNNLYTTAFSGTSSANPIIAGSVAWLQSLARERGLGNIPPKVMRQILVDSGNPLPKVDPARPIGVQPDLVRAAELLGGDSIGGQAPQAHVAGSAQANAGDKVVLSATESTGKDLTYAWSSQPALKFVEQGVKGSFIAPESAKDIAYRITLKVTDSKGRSASTHHGVLVKAKAAGVCANVPAWDARKVYNVPNEAVSYNGKVYHQNYWNVDAAPDKNSAQYGKPWKMPEACNLEPAPVPLPVARISGPTEVKALQAATLSATGSTGQGLKYVWTSMDDIALQGNGATVTFYGPPLGQDRNLTFKLAVTDDRGRTATASHVVKAKAKEVVPEVIAPQAKLSGPATVKSGERVVLSGKGSTGTDLRYRWTVPAGISAGALDQADISFLAPSSAKDTPYRFTLTVSNSRGEVQASHTVTVLAKPAVGGYPQYKAGTIYKAGDKVVNVGKTFECKIFPYSGWCSQSPSHYAPGTGSHWRDAWIQR; from the coding sequence ATGAAAAACAAAATACAATTATCGATGCTTGCGCTGGTGCTTGGCACGGCGTTTACGGCCCCTGGGCATGCGGCGTCAGCCGACGATCCCCGGCCGATATATGTGCGTCTGAAAGCCGAAGCCCCCAATCCGGCCCAGCGCACCGCGCCGACGCCGGAGGTGGCCAACGCGATGGACGCGCTGGCTCGCCTGACCCCGGGCATGGAGCCGTTGGTGCCTCTGTCGCCAATGCTGCGCAATCAGGAGGATATTGCCGCGTTGGAACGGCATAACCTGACGCGGTATTACAAGATTTCGGCCGAGATGATGCGCGGCCGCGACGCGGAACTGCTCGTCAAGCAGTTGCTGGAAAATCCGCTGGTGGAAAGCGCGCAGATCGAGCCCGCGCCGATGTCGATGGGCGAGGGCCTGGAGGCCGAGCCCGTCATGGCGGTTACGCGCGCCGCGCCTGACTACACCAAGTGCGAAGGCAATCTTGCGCCGACCTGCCAGAACTATATGCAGCCGCCCACGCCTGGCTATTGGCCGCTGGGTGGCGTCAACGCCTTCGAGGCGCAGCGCCTGACCGGCCACTTTGGCGAAAACGTGCGCTTGATTTCCAACGAGATCGGCCACTGGGACTTCGATCACATCGACCTGCCCAAGCCTTTCCTGCACCACGGCAGCTATGTGCAGAAGCCCGACTCGCACGACACCATGTCGGCGGGCATCATGTTCGGCCAGAACAATGGCTATGGCGTGACGGGCATCGTGCCTTTAGCGCAGGCAGGCTATACCAAGTACAGCCCCAGCGGCATGATCGACCTGCGCAATGTGCTGCAGGCTGGCGACGTGGTGCAGATCGGCGTGCAATACAAATTCAGCAATGGCTGCGGGCCGACCACGGCTTGCTTCCTGCCGGTGGAGCACGTGGATGTGGTGTACGACGCCATTTCTTATTTGACCCAGGAAAAGGGCGTACACGTTGTCCTGGCGGCAGCCAACGGAAGCGCGAACCTGGATGATCCCTATCACCGTGGGCGCTATGACCGTACCAAGCACGATTCGGGCGCCATTTATGTGGGCGCGGCCGACCCGTCCTCGGGCAAGATTGCCTACTTTTCGGAGTACGGCAGCCGAGTGGATACCTTCAGTTGGGGCGGTCGGGTAACGACCACGGATTGGAAGGACGGACAGAACAACCTGTACACAACCGCGTTCAGCGGTACGTCGTCGGCCAACCCGATCATCGCGGGCAGCGTCGCGTGGTTGCAGAGCCTGGCGCGCGAACGTGGCCTGGGCAACATCCCGCCCAAGGTCATGCGGCAGATTCTGGTGGACAGCGGCAACCCCCTGCCTAAGGTTGATCCGGCCCGCCCCATCGGTGTGCAACCCGATCTGGTGCGCGCGGCGGAACTGCTGGGCGGCGACAGCATTGGCGGCCAAGCGCCGCAAGCGCATGTCGCGGGGTCGGCGCAAGCCAATGCAGGCGACAAGGTGGTGCTGTCGGCGACTGAATCGACGGGCAAGGACCTGACCTACGCGTGGAGCAGCCAGCCTGCGCTGAAGTTTGTCGAGCAGGGCGTCAAGGGCAGCTTCATCGCGCCGGAAAGCGCGAAGGACATCGCTTACCGCATCACGCTGAAAGTGACCGACTCGAAAGGACGCAGTGCATCGACGCATCATGGCGTGCTAGTCAAGGCGAAGGCCGCTGGCGTGTGCGCCAACGTGCCCGCATGGGATGCCCGCAAGGTGTACAACGTGCCGAATGAGGCGGTGTCGTACAACGGCAAGGTTTATCACCAGAACTACTGGAACGTGGATGCCGCGCCGGACAAGAACTCGGCCCAGTACGGCAAGCCGTGGAAAATGCCCGAAGCCTGCAACCTGGAGCCGGCACCCGTGCCGCTTCCGGTTGCGCGTATCAGCGGCCCGACCGAAGTCAAGGCGTTGCAAGCCGCCACGTTGTCGGCCACCGGTTCCACGGGCCAGGGCCTGAAGTATGTGTGGACGAGCATGGATGACATCGCTTTGCAGGGCAACGGCGCAACCGTCACGTTCTATGGCCCGCCGCTGGGCCAGGACCGTAACCTGACGTTCAAGCTTGCCGTGACCGACGATCGCGGCCGTACCGCCACCGCCAGCCATGTGGTCAAAGCCAAGGCGAAGGAAGTGGTGCCTGAAGTGATTGCGCCGCAAGCCAAGCTGAGCGGCCCTGCCACGGTCAAGAGCGGCGAGCGCGTCGTCTTGTCGGGCAAGGGGTCCACCGGTACGGACCTGCGCTACCGCTGGACCGTGCCCGCGGGCATTTCCGCCGGTGCGCTGGACCAGGCGGACATCAGCTTCCTCGCGCCGTCCAGCGCCAAGGACACGCCTTACCGCTTTACGTTGACGGTCAGCAACTCGCGCGGCGAAGTCCAGGCCAGCCATACCGTGACGGTGTTGGCGAAGCCTGCCGTGGGTGGATATCCGCAGTACAAGGCGGGCACGATCTACAAAGCGGGCGACAAGGTCGTGAACGTGGGCAAGACGTTTGAATGCAAGATATTCCCCTACAGCGGCTGGTGCAGCCAGTCGCCTTCGCACTATGCACCCGGTACGGGTTCGCATTGGCGCGATGCGTGGATTCAACGTTAA
- a CDS encoding outer membrane protein assembly factor BamE, translated as MIARIPSRSLKTGLAVAALAIALAGCSGDKWGFPYKAGVQQGNWITQEQVALLQPGMTREQVRFALGSPTLTSVLHANRWDYPYYYKPGYGEARERKFTVWFENDRLTRWEGDKQPDLQPYQLNTPSSTADEKADERLDQDEARINQEQDLEKRDADAPVSPLNQYPGQPGNAPEPLR; from the coding sequence ATGATTGCACGAATTCCCTCCCGCTCGCTGAAGACCGGATTGGCCGTTGCCGCCCTGGCCATCGCCCTTGCCGGTTGCTCGGGGGACAAGTGGGGCTTCCCCTACAAAGCCGGTGTCCAGCAAGGCAACTGGATTACCCAGGAACAGGTCGCGCTGTTGCAGCCCGGCATGACGCGAGAGCAAGTCCGCTTTGCGCTGGGCAGCCCCACGCTTACCAGCGTGTTGCACGCCAACCGCTGGGACTACCCCTACTATTACAAGCCCGGCTACGGCGAAGCGCGTGAACGCAAGTTCACGGTCTGGTTCGAAAACGACCGCCTGACCCGCTGGGAAGGCGACAAGCAGCCCGACCTGCAGCCCTATCAACTGAACACGCCCAGCAGCACCGCCGACGAAAAGGCGGACGAACGCCTGGATCAGGACGAAGCCCGTATCAACCAAGAGCAAGATCTGGAAAAGCGCGATGCCGACGCCCCCGTCAGCCCGCTGAACCAGTACCCCGGCCAGCCCGGCAACGCGCCCGAGCCGCTCCGGTAA